From Mus musculus strain C57BL/6J chromosome 17, GRCm38.p6 C57BL/6J, the proteins below share one genomic window:
- the Ly6g6c gene encoding lymphocyte antigen 6 complex locus protein G6c precursor, giving the protein MKHLLLLTLSALLYCWVSADTRCHSCYKVPVLGCVDRQSCRLEPGHKCLTTNVYLGKMWVFSNLRCGTPEEPCREVFNETNHKLGLNYNTTCCDKDNCNSPAPRPTPALALISLTSLAGLGLWLLH; this is encoded by the exons ATGAAACACCTCCTGTTGCTCACCCTGTCTGCCCTACTCTACTGCTGGGTCTCAG CTGATACTCGATGTCACTCCTGCTACAAAGTCCCTGTGCTGGGCTGTGTGGATCGCCAGTCCTGCCGCCTGGAGCCGGGCCACAAATGCCTGACAACAAACGTGTACCTTG GGAAGATGTGGGTTTTCTCTAACCTGCGCTGCGGCACACCAGAAGAGCCTTGTCGGGAGGTCTTCAACGAAACCAACCATAAGCTGGGCCTGAACTACAACACCACCTGCTGTGACAAGGATAACTGTAACAGCCCGGCTCCACGGCCCACACCCGCACTGGCCCTCATCTCCCTCACCTCCTTGGCTGGCCTCGGCCTCTGGTTATTGCATTGA